The Gouania willdenowi chromosome 3, fGouWil2.1, whole genome shotgun sequence genome includes a region encoding these proteins:
- the bcl2l10 gene encoding bcl-2-like protein 10 codes for MSCGLRSETLTLAEDYLSLCSSPHSAPPPPSESAAAMRRMAGDLESQHQARFHSLVQTFLRQCGPDLCTSLRKVMEEMVGDGHLNWGRVVSLFTFSGVLARQLQEERAETLGLDPGLWQEAGQGPKELAETIAEYLGVEKKDWLLENKGWEGFCAYSRRTTEVNHDLSMKTALFAAAGVGIAGLTFLLVR; via the exons ATGTCGTGTGGGCTGCGGTCAGAGACCCTCACCCTGGCAGAGGACTACCTGTCCCTGTGCTCAAGCCCACATTCAGCACCTCCACCTCCCAGCGAATCAGCTGCTGCCATGAGGCGGATGGCTGGAGACCTGGAGTCCCAGCATCAGGCCCGCTTCCATTCCCTGGTGCAGACCTTCCTGAGGCAGTGTGGGCCGGACCTCTGCACCAGCCTCAGGAAGGTGATGGAGGAGATGGTGGGTGACGGACACTTGAACTGGGGGAGGGTTGTATCCCTTTTCACCTTTAGCGGGGTGCTGGCCAGACAGCTGCAGGAGGAGAGGGCTGAGACCCTGGGGCTGGACCCTGGTCTGTGGCAGGAAGCAGGACAGGGGCCCAAAGAACTAGCAGAAACCATTGCTGAGTACCTGGGAgtggagaagaaggactggctGCTGGAGAACAAAGGATGG GAAGGTTTCTGTGCGTACTCCCGTAGAACCACAGAGGTGAACCACGACCTCTCCATGAAGACGGCTCTGTTTGCTGCTGCCGGTGTGGGCATCGCTGGCCTCACCTTCCTCCTGGTGCGCTAG